In the Deinococcus ficus genome, one interval contains:
- a CDS encoding M28 family metallopeptidase — MLPRRSPRPLPTKPAPPAWKRALPALLAAGAVWAGWQELTRPRNPALAEAARTRTTAQDWAALAALGPRPVGTPGHDRAVDWLDTQFTALGYHVTRQEVTATRPFDQGGTLKAPGFTLPVKAIYGAAGGEQTARLVHVDPDATPDVMEAQGLRAQLALTTCPSGSWRDLAERVNRAGGFGLLLIDDCPGRALQRVDATPFPLVTVPAAEKARVLALAGQTVTLTSRVEIRPVTGHNLIVRRVNATPDLLYGAHLDTVNGSPGGNDNSSGVLTVLNLARQHAGTPTADRVWFVLFDLEEDGLIGSRLFVKTHSAKLRPLRAMLNFDMVGVPATPLKVAGDVDVIRTAQTAVPGLGAFTEDPPGGVQDFGRSGYLTGRSDHVPFKGLRIRTLFFHRGLDAHYHTPQDTRPDLTLVQDTADKAARISAALLAQPFRPSESCGIQQRNCRF; from the coding sequence ATGCTGCCCCGGCGCTCTCCCCGCCCACTGCCCACCAAGCCCGCCCCGCCCGCCTGGAAGCGCGCGCTGCCCGCACTGCTGGCCGCCGGAGCCGTGTGGGCCGGGTGGCAGGAACTGACCCGCCCCCGCAACCCCGCCCTGGCCGAGGCGGCCCGCACCCGCACCACCGCGCAGGACTGGGCGGCCCTGGCGGCCTTAGGGCCCCGCCCGGTCGGCACCCCCGGCCACGACCGCGCCGTGGACTGGCTGGACACGCAGTTCACGGCCCTGGGGTACCACGTCACCCGGCAGGAGGTGACCGCCACCCGGCCCTTCGACCAGGGCGGCACCCTCAAGGCCCCCGGGTTCACCCTGCCGGTCAAGGCCATCTACGGCGCGGCCGGCGGGGAGCAGACTGCCCGACTCGTCCACGTGGACCCGGACGCCACCCCGGACGTGATGGAAGCGCAGGGCCTGCGCGCCCAGCTGGCCCTCACCACCTGTCCGAGCGGAAGCTGGCGGGACCTCGCGGAGCGCGTGAACCGCGCCGGGGGCTTCGGGCTGCTGCTCATCGACGACTGCCCCGGCCGCGCTCTGCAGAGGGTGGACGCCACGCCCTTCCCGCTGGTCACCGTGCCCGCCGCCGAGAAGGCCCGCGTGCTGGCCCTGGCGGGGCAGACCGTCACCCTGACCTCGCGCGTGGAGATCCGCCCAGTCACGGGGCACAACCTGATCGTCCGGCGCGTGAACGCCACCCCGGACCTGCTGTACGGCGCGCACCTGGACACCGTGAACGGCAGCCCCGGCGGGAACGACAACAGCAGCGGCGTCCTGACCGTCCTGAACCTCGCCCGGCAGCACGCCGGCACGCCCACCGCCGACCGCGTGTGGTTCGTGCTGTTCGACCTGGAAGAAGACGGCCTGATCGGCTCCCGGCTGTTCGTAAAGACCCACTCCGCGAAGCTGCGGCCCCTGCGGGCCATGCTGAACTTCGACATGGTGGGCGTGCCGGCCACCCCGCTGAAGGTCGCCGGAGACGTGGACGTGATCCGCACCGCGCAGACCGCCGTGCCCGGCCTGGGCGCCTTCACCGAGGACCCGCCGGGCGGCGTGCAGGACTTCGGCCGCAGCGGCTACCTCACCGGACGCAGCGATCACGTGCCCTTCAAGGGCCTGCGCATCCGCACGCTGTTCTTCCACCGCGGCCTGGACGCGCACTACCACACCCCGCAGGACACCCGGCCCGACCTGACCCTGGTGCAGGACACTGCCGACAAGGCCGCCCGCATCTCTGCCGCGCTGCTCGCCCAGCCGTTCCGGCCGTCCGAATCCTGCGGCATTCAGCAGCGCAACTGCCGGTTCTGA
- a CDS encoding ribonuclease HII yields the protein MALSPVPSTTPDWAFEREHWRRGYFRVAGVDEAGRGAWAGPVTVAAVILPGLARDYPFRDSKQLSAAQREVLAAEVRAVAVSWAVEHAWPEEIDRLNILGATHAAALRALARLDPAPQALVTDYLKLRVDVPLSAPPKADALSYSVAAASLLAKTERDRVMAELDGQHPGYGFAGHKGYGAPAHRAALRELGVSEVHRRSFAPVRALLGAPAPLFGDAE from the coding sequence ATGGCCCTTTCCCCCGTTCCTTCCACCACGCCGGACTGGGCGTTCGAGCGCGAGCACTGGCGGCGCGGATACTTCCGCGTGGCGGGCGTGGACGAGGCCGGGCGGGGCGCCTGGGCGGGTCCGGTGACGGTCGCGGCGGTGATCCTGCCGGGCCTGGCGCGGGACTACCCGTTCCGGGACAGCAAGCAGCTCTCGGCCGCGCAGCGGGAGGTCCTGGCGGCCGAGGTGCGCGCGGTGGCGGTGAGCTGGGCGGTGGAACACGCCTGGCCGGAGGAGATCGACCGGCTGAACATCCTGGGCGCGACGCACGCGGCGGCGCTGCGGGCGCTGGCGCGGCTGGATCCGGCCCCGCAGGCGCTGGTCACCGATTACCTGAAGCTGCGGGTGGACGTGCCGCTCAGTGCACCCCCGAAGGCGGACGCCCTGAGTTACAGCGTGGCGGCCGCCAGCCTGCTCGCCAAGACCGAACGGGACCGCGTGATGGCCGAACTGGACGGGCAGCACCCGGGGTACGGGTTCGCGGGGCACAAGGGGTACGGCGCGCCGGCCCACCGGGCGGCGCTGCGGGAGCTGGGCGTGTCGGAGGTGCACCGGCGGTCGTTCGCGCCGGTCCGGGCGCTGCTGGGCGCGCCGGCGCCACTGTTCGGGGACGCGGAATGA
- a CDS encoding AMP-binding protein: MNTPLTPLEPVLRALHLHADRTALRCGDMTLSYAELARRTAQMVTLLHEAGLRPGGHVALVSPNTLDALIAFHAVPLAGGVIVPLNTAFDDHDLNFLLRHADPVGVFVDRAQLPRVAHTLEALRLPYRATGPDAALAAELDTHAPAELRLPEGLKEDQPISVNYTSGTTSDPKGVMLTHRNMHTSLCNLLYHLNLRPGHAHLHALTLSHSNGWGMAWAVTAAGAEHVLPTRPQPLGAADLRAELAAVTHLTATPALLAPLADMPQAAPLPRPVRVLLAGTTPTLPLITGLQAQGFEVLHGYGLTETSAVLTVTDLGAQPGADAALLRRQGHAMLHGGEIQVVLEDGTPVPADGQTPGEVVIRSNQVMKGYYKNPRATRRAIKNGWLHTGDLAVLHPDHRLEILDREGDLLKLAGHPMSSVQIEAVLYRHPSVREAVVVAAPGEDGDQPVAFLTLHPGAQVTGREILGFCTPHLPAYALPRRAVITTDLPKTASGKVLKHVLRAEVKDKRLGHSAD, from the coding sequence GTGAACACGCCCCTGACCCCTCTGGAGCCCGTGCTGCGCGCCCTGCACCTACACGCCGACCGGACGGCCCTGCGGTGCGGCGACATGACCCTCTCCTACGCGGAGCTCGCCCGCCGCACGGCGCAGATGGTCACTCTGCTGCATGAGGCCGGCCTGCGCCCCGGCGGGCACGTCGCCCTGGTCTCCCCGAACACCCTGGACGCCCTGATCGCCTTCCACGCCGTGCCGCTGGCCGGCGGCGTGATCGTGCCGCTGAACACGGCCTTCGACGACCACGACCTGAATTTCCTGCTGCGCCACGCCGACCCGGTGGGCGTGTTCGTGGACCGCGCGCAGCTGCCCCGCGTGGCCCACACCCTCGAGGCGCTGCGCCTCCCCTACCGCGCCACCGGCCCCGACGCGGCCCTGGCCGCCGAACTGGACACCCACGCCCCCGCCGAGCTGCGACTCCCGGAGGGCCTCAAGGAAGACCAGCCGATCAGCGTGAACTACACCAGCGGCACCACCAGCGACCCGAAGGGCGTGATGCTCACGCACCGGAACATGCACACCAGCCTGTGCAACCTGCTGTACCACCTGAACCTGCGCCCCGGGCACGCGCACCTGCACGCGCTGACGCTCTCGCACAGCAACGGCTGGGGCATGGCCTGGGCGGTCACGGCCGCCGGCGCCGAGCACGTCCTGCCCACCCGCCCACAGCCGCTGGGCGCCGCCGACCTGCGCGCCGAACTCGCCGCCGTGACGCACCTGACGGCCACGCCCGCCCTGCTGGCCCCACTGGCCGACATGCCGCAGGCCGCTCCCCTCCCCCGCCCCGTGCGGGTGCTGCTGGCCGGCACGACCCCCACCCTGCCGCTGATCACCGGCCTGCAGGCGCAGGGCTTCGAGGTGCTGCACGGCTACGGCCTGACCGAGACGAGCGCCGTGCTGACCGTCACGGACCTCGGCGCGCAGCCCGGCGCGGACGCGGCGCTGCTGCGGCGTCAGGGGCACGCCATGCTGCACGGCGGCGAGATCCAGGTGGTGCTGGAGGACGGCACGCCCGTGCCCGCCGACGGGCAGACTCCCGGCGAGGTGGTGATCCGCAGCAACCAGGTCATGAAGGGCTACTACAAGAACCCCCGCGCGACCCGCCGCGCCATCAAGAACGGCTGGCTGCACACCGGGGACCTGGCGGTCCTGCACCCCGACCACCGCCTGGAGATCCTGGACCGCGAGGGCGACCTGCTGAAACTGGCCGGGCACCCGATGTCCAGCGTGCAGATCGAGGCGGTGTTGTACCGGCACCCCAGCGTGCGGGAGGCCGTGGTGGTGGCCGCGCCCGGCGAGGACGGCGACCAGCCGGTCGCGTTCCTGACGCTGCACCCGGGCGCGCAGGTGACCGGCCGAGAGATCCTGGGCTTCTGCACGCCGCACCTGCCGGCGTACGCCCTGCCGCGCCGGGCGGTGATCACCACCGACCTGCCCAAGACCGCCAGCGGGAAGGTCCTGAAGCACGTCCTGCGGGCCGAGGTGAAGGACAAGCGCCTGGGGCACAGCGCGGACTGA
- a CDS encoding GNAT family N-acetyltransferase — MTASPHTRSLGYFTDVALRRHEGATVTRHRQHTSVQSPFNPSFWWGNYLLLDEAPTAGTLDAWETEFRRIFPEAAHTTFGVNLPAAELTDLEHLRARGYGAYQDTVLTAACTHTPRTLNRDAQLRPPSTDADWAAVLELRMAVNAADPHGHAPDGYRTFAQGKLGSYRRLQEGGHGTYLAAFDDQGRALSGLGIFDCGDGVARYQSVETHPEYRARGLAGTLVHTAAEWAREHHGIRQLVIVADPGYHAQVLYESVGFAPTETQTGLEKRPAE, encoded by the coding sequence ATGACCGCCTCACCACACACCCGCTCCCTGGGCTACTTCACGGACGTCGCCCTGCGCCGCCACGAGGGCGCCACCGTGACCCGCCACCGGCAGCACACCAGCGTCCAGAGCCCCTTCAACCCCAGCTTCTGGTGGGGGAACTACCTGCTGCTGGACGAGGCGCCCACCGCCGGCACCCTGGACGCCTGGGAGACCGAATTCCGCAGGATCTTCCCGGAGGCCGCCCACACCACCTTCGGCGTGAACCTGCCGGCCGCCGAGCTGACCGACCTGGAGCACCTGCGGGCCCGCGGGTACGGCGCGTACCAGGACACCGTCCTGACCGCCGCGTGCACGCACACCCCCCGCACCCTGAACCGCGACGCGCAGCTGCGCCCCCCAAGCACCGACGCCGACTGGGCGGCCGTGCTGGAGCTGCGCATGGCCGTGAACGCCGCCGACCCGCACGGCCACGCCCCGGACGGGTACCGCACCTTCGCCCAGGGGAAACTCGGCAGTTACCGCCGCCTTCAGGAAGGCGGGCACGGCACGTACCTCGCCGCCTTCGACGACCAGGGCCGGGCGCTGAGCGGCCTGGGCATCTTCGACTGCGGGGACGGCGTGGCCCGCTACCAGAGCGTGGAGACGCACCCGGAGTACCGCGCGCGCGGCCTGGCCGGCACGCTGGTGCACACGGCCGCCGAGTGGGCCCGCGAGCACCACGGAATCCGGCAACTGGTGATCGTCGCCGACCCCGGGTACCACGCCCAGGTGCTGTACGAGAGCGTGGGTTTCGCACCCACCGAAACGCAGACCGGCCTGGAGAAACGCCCCGCCGAGTAA
- a CDS encoding sensor histidine kinase yields the protein MRFLPRLLLSHLLVIALAVAGLFVAAELFAPNFYRAHVDEMVQTLGPAGAELRGNLEHGMRLTLTRALGASVPLAVLVAIGAALLSSRRVVRGVEALRAGSEALAAGEYHARLQAGGRDELSDLAHNFNVMAERLERVEQGRVELISNVAHELRAPLAALRGYADAITDGVMAPEHAAGAITREVAAMERLVQDLSLVSRVEAGRIELRLQRLDVAGVLAGVQERFSLAFEERGVGLVVPAGPFPAVRADGERLAQVLTNLLGNALRHTPRGGQVSLGVRVDGGALRVEVTDTGPGIAPEHLDRVFERFYRVDAARARADGGSGVGLTIARGLTEAMGGRLSVASQVGRGSTFAFTVPLAG from the coding sequence GTGCGCTTTCTGCCCCGGCTGCTCCTGTCTCACCTGCTGGTGATCGCGCTGGCGGTCGCGGGCCTGTTCGTGGCGGCCGAGCTGTTCGCACCGAACTTCTACCGCGCGCACGTGGACGAGATGGTGCAGACCCTCGGTCCGGCCGGGGCGGAACTGCGCGGGAACCTGGAGCACGGCATGCGCCTGACGCTGACTCGGGCGCTGGGCGCGTCGGTGCCGCTGGCGGTGCTGGTGGCGATCGGGGCGGCGCTGCTGTCGTCGCGGCGGGTGGTGCGGGGCGTGGAGGCCCTGCGGGCCGGCAGCGAGGCCCTGGCGGCCGGCGAGTACCACGCCCGGCTGCAGGCCGGCGGCCGCGACGAGCTGAGCGACCTGGCGCACAACTTCAACGTGATGGCCGAGCGGTTGGAGCGGGTGGAGCAGGGCCGGGTGGAGTTGATCTCGAACGTCGCGCACGAATTGCGCGCGCCCCTGGCGGCGCTGCGCGGGTATGCCGACGCGATCACGGACGGCGTGATGGCGCCGGAGCACGCGGCGGGCGCGATCACGCGGGAGGTCGCGGCGATGGAGCGGCTGGTGCAGGACCTGAGTCTGGTGTCGCGCGTGGAGGCGGGCCGGATCGAGCTGCGCCTCCAGAGGCTGGACGTGGCGGGGGTGCTGGCCGGCGTGCAGGAGCGCTTCAGTCTGGCGTTCGAGGAACGCGGTGTGGGACTGGTCGTGCCCGCCGGGCCTTTCCCGGCGGTGCGGGCCGACGGGGAGCGGCTGGCGCAGGTGCTCACGAACCTGCTGGGCAACGCCCTGCGGCACACGCCCCGGGGCGGGCAGGTGAGCTTGGGCGTGCGGGTGGACGGCGGCGCGCTGCGCGTCGAGGTGACGGACACCGGGCCGGGCATCGCGCCGGAGCACCTGGACCGGGTGTTCGAGCGCTTCTACCGGGTGGACGCGGCCCGCGCCCGGGCGGACGGCGGGAGCGGCGTGGGCCTGACCATCGCACGCGGCCTGACCGAGGCGATGGGCGGGCGGCTCAGCGTGGCCTCGCAGGTGGGGCGGGGCAGCACGTTCGCGTTCACGGTGCCGCTGGCCGGCTAG
- a CDS encoding ABC transporter ATP-binding protein produces MPQLHVENVTLQFGGLKALTDVSLVVPEGEIVSIIGPNGAGKTSMLNCISGFYHPTQGRITFGDHDLSRSAPNIVTSYGIARAFQNLELFRGLSVVENLLLARHTHLRYGLLHSLLYYGKASKQEAYNRAYVERVIDFMELEEHRHHPVGTLAYGIQKRVEVARALTLAPKLLLLDEPMAGMNVEEKEDMVRFILDIQREQGITVVLIEHDLGVVMDISDRVYVLDFGQKIAEGTPEEVSANPRVIEAYTGVAEQRPFEDSVTGAAAQVVPA; encoded by the coding sequence ATGCCACAACTTCACGTCGAGAACGTGACCCTGCAGTTCGGGGGCCTCAAGGCCCTCACGGACGTCAGCCTGGTCGTGCCGGAAGGCGAGATCGTCAGCATCATCGGCCCGAACGGCGCCGGCAAGACCAGCATGCTCAACTGCATCAGCGGCTTCTACCACCCCACCCAGGGCCGCATCACCTTCGGCGACCACGACCTCAGCCGCTCCGCGCCGAACATCGTCACGAGCTACGGCATCGCCCGCGCCTTCCAGAACCTGGAACTGTTCCGCGGCCTGAGCGTCGTGGAAAACCTCCTGCTGGCCCGGCACACGCACCTGCGCTACGGCCTGCTGCACAGCCTCCTGTACTACGGCAAGGCCAGCAAGCAGGAGGCGTACAACCGCGCGTACGTGGAGCGCGTCATCGACTTCATGGAACTGGAGGAGCACCGCCACCACCCGGTCGGCACGCTCGCGTACGGCATCCAGAAGCGCGTGGAGGTCGCCCGGGCGCTGACCCTTGCGCCGAAACTGCTGCTGCTGGACGAACCTATGGCCGGCATGAACGTCGAGGAGAAGGAGGACATGGTCCGCTTCATCCTGGACATCCAGCGGGAACAGGGCATCACCGTGGTGCTCATCGAGCACGACCTGGGCGTGGTCATGGACATCAGCGACCGCGTGTACGTCCTGGACTTCGGGCAGAAGATCGCCGAGGGCACCCCCGAAGAAGTCAGCGCCAACCCCCGCGTGATCGAGGCGTACACCGGCGTGGCCGAGCAGCGGCCCTTCGAGGACAGCGTGACGGGTGCGGCCGCGCAGGTGGTGCCCGCATGA
- a CDS encoding MOSC domain-containing protein, translated as MRVESVSAAPGHTFSKAVLPTVRLIAGVGVEGDAHAGATVKHRSRVRQDPTQPNLRQVHLIHAELLDELAAQGFTVRPGDLGENVLTCGVDLLGLPRGAQLHLGPEAVVEVTGLRNPCAQIEAFQPGLLRAVLDTDAQGNPVRKAGVMGVVLRGGEVRPGDAVRVVLPAGPHRPLDRV; from the coding sequence ATGAGGGTGGAATCGGTGAGCGCGGCGCCGGGGCACACGTTCAGCAAGGCGGTTCTCCCGACTGTCCGGCTGATTGCAGGGGTGGGCGTGGAGGGGGACGCGCATGCGGGCGCGACTGTGAAGCACCGCTCGCGGGTGCGGCAGGACCCCACGCAGCCGAACCTGCGGCAGGTTCACCTGATTCACGCCGAACTGCTGGACGAACTGGCCGCGCAGGGCTTCACGGTGCGGCCCGGCGACCTCGGGGAGAACGTCCTGACCTGCGGCGTGGACCTGCTGGGCTTGCCGCGCGGCGCGCAGCTGCACCTGGGGCCGGAGGCGGTGGTGGAGGTCACGGGCCTGCGCAATCCCTGCGCGCAGATCGAGGCGTTCCAGCCGGGGCTACTGCGGGCGGTGCTGGACACCGACGCCCAGGGAAACCCGGTGCGCAAGGCCGGGGTGATGGGCGTGGTCTTGCGGGGTGGGGAGGTCCGGCCCGGGGACGCGGTGCGGGTGGTCCTTCCGGCCGGACCGCACCGCCCGCTGGACCGGGTGTAG
- a CDS encoding AMP-binding protein: MTAQPAAPAAPNIFANPSLLGDVTRFTIPQLLTERARLSPNGVALRHKEFGIWNETTNLTYLERAREVAAGLHALGVTRGEKVAVIAENIPAWVFMEVGTQALGAISVGVYQSSVASEVKYVVEYTDAVVVLAEDEEQVDKLLEHRADLDAAAGGKVRKVIYEDPRGMAKHAGDPWFMSFEDLLSLGRQQPTDIFGTESAKGHPDDVCHFSLTSGTTGLPKAAMLSHRNLLYMGKSLGEVERFKPGSDYLSFLPMAWIGEQMMTIGVALAGGITVNFPESTDTAMQDLVEIGPHFMFAPPRVWEGIQSQMYIKMQESYGPNRALYRTLMKWSTDAADASLSGRKPTGLAAMKRWVAYWGLTRPLLDQLGFLRLTHAYTGGAALGPDVFRFYHGLGVNLKQIYGQTENIGIAYVHRDGDIRFDTVGKPLPGGECRITEDGEIISRSPAVCKGYYKKDDATAETIKDGWLHSGDAGRLTPDGHLQVIDRLSDVMRSARGEQFSPQYIENRLKFSPYIKEAVALGDGRDEVTAILNVDPMTVGQWAEKKQIAYTTYMDLSSKPEVAELIAREVQEANGRLEPHERIRRYVLLYKLLDADDDELTRTGKVRRKTIGAKYAPIVEALYDGSREKAVEAVFKYQDGQEQRVQTRITVHDVPGEGPAVPAPPRRPQASA; this comes from the coding sequence ATGACCGCCCAGCCTGCCGCGCCCGCCGCTCCGAACATCTTCGCCAACCCCAGTCTGCTGGGGGACGTGACCCGCTTCACCATCCCGCAACTCCTGACCGAGCGCGCCCGCCTCTCCCCGAACGGCGTGGCCCTGCGCCACAAGGAGTTCGGCATCTGGAACGAGACCACCAACCTCACGTACCTGGAACGCGCCCGCGAGGTCGCCGCCGGCCTGCACGCCCTGGGCGTCACGCGCGGCGAGAAGGTCGCGGTGATCGCCGAGAACATCCCCGCCTGGGTGTTCATGGAGGTCGGCACGCAGGCCCTGGGCGCCATCAGCGTGGGCGTGTACCAGAGCAGCGTCGCGAGCGAGGTGAAGTACGTCGTGGAGTACACCGACGCCGTGGTCGTCCTGGCCGAGGACGAGGAGCAGGTGGACAAACTCCTCGAACACCGCGCCGACCTGGACGCCGCCGCCGGGGGCAAGGTCCGCAAGGTCATCTACGAGGACCCACGCGGCATGGCCAAGCACGCCGGTGATCCCTGGTTCATGAGCTTCGAGGACCTGCTGAGCCTGGGCCGGCAGCAGCCCACCGACATCTTCGGCACCGAGAGCGCCAAGGGCCACCCGGACGACGTGTGCCACTTCAGCCTCACCTCCGGCACCACCGGCCTGCCGAAAGCCGCCATGCTCAGCCACCGCAACCTGCTGTACATGGGCAAGTCCCTGGGCGAGGTCGAGCGCTTCAAACCCGGCAGCGACTACCTGAGCTTCCTGCCGATGGCGTGGATCGGCGAACAGATGATGACCATCGGGGTGGCGCTCGCGGGCGGCATCACCGTGAACTTCCCCGAGAGCACCGATACCGCCATGCAGGACCTCGTGGAGATCGGCCCGCACTTCATGTTCGCCCCGCCCCGCGTGTGGGAAGGCATCCAGAGCCAGATGTACATCAAGATGCAGGAAAGCTACGGCCCCAATCGCGCGCTGTACCGCACCCTGATGAAATGGAGCACGGACGCCGCCGACGCGTCCCTCTCCGGCCGCAAGCCCACCGGCCTGGCCGCCATGAAACGCTGGGTGGCGTACTGGGGCCTGACCCGCCCGCTGCTCGACCAGCTCGGGTTCCTGCGCCTCACGCACGCCTACACCGGCGGCGCGGCGCTCGGCCCGGACGTGTTCCGCTTCTACCACGGCCTCGGCGTGAACCTGAAGCAGATCTACGGCCAGACCGAGAACATCGGCATCGCGTACGTGCACCGCGACGGCGACATCCGCTTCGACACGGTCGGCAAGCCGCTGCCCGGCGGGGAGTGCCGCATCACCGAGGACGGCGAGATCATCAGCCGCAGCCCCGCCGTGTGCAAGGGCTACTACAAGAAGGACGACGCCACCGCCGAGACCATCAAAGACGGCTGGCTGCACAGCGGCGACGCCGGCCGCCTCACCCCGGACGGCCACCTGCAGGTCATCGACCGGCTCAGCGACGTGATGCGCAGCGCCCGCGGGGAGCAGTTCAGCCCCCAGTACATCGAGAACCGCCTGAAGTTCAGCCCGTACATCAAGGAAGCCGTCGCCCTCGGCGACGGCCGCGACGAGGTCACCGCGATCCTGAACGTGGACCCCATGACCGTCGGGCAGTGGGCGGAGAAAAAACAGATCGCCTACACCACCTACATGGACCTGAGCAGCAAACCCGAAGTCGCCGAGCTCATCGCCCGCGAGGTGCAGGAAGCCAACGGCCGCCTCGAACCGCACGAACGCATCAGACGCTACGTGCTGCTGTACAAGCTCCTGGACGCCGACGACGACGAACTCACCCGCACCGGCAAGGTCCGCCGCAAGACCATCGGCGCCAAGTACGCGCCCATCGTCGAGGCGCTGTACGACGGCAGCCGCGAGAAGGCCGTGGAGGCCGTGTTCAAGTACCAGGACGGCCAGGAACAGCGCGTGCAGACCCGCATCACCGTTCACGACGTGCCCGGCGAAGGCCCCGCCGTTCCTGCCCCGCCCCGCCGCCCCCAGGCGAGCGCCTGA
- a CDS encoding winged helix-turn-helix domain-containing protein → MPNVLIVDDDPAILEILGAYLRAEGHTVLEAGDGWQARELLPRADVAVLDWMLPGVSGVDLAREVRAGGSSLPILMLTARGEEEDKLRGLDGGADDYVVKPFSPREVVARVRALLRRVGVADVLVSGGLRIDLRARAASLNGAALELSKLEFDLLSALAQHAGMAWPRERLLERVWGSDYLGTERVVDVHITALRRKLGDTSDTPRFIETVRGVGYRFRED, encoded by the coding sequence ATGCCCAACGTCCTGATCGTGGATGACGACCCGGCCATCCTGGAGATTCTGGGCGCGTACCTGCGCGCCGAGGGCCACACGGTGCTGGAGGCCGGGGACGGCTGGCAGGCGCGGGAACTGCTGCCGCGGGCGGACGTGGCGGTGCTGGACTGGATGCTGCCCGGCGTGAGCGGCGTGGACCTGGCCCGCGAGGTCCGGGCGGGCGGGTCCAGCCTGCCGATCCTGATGCTGACCGCCCGGGGTGAGGAGGAGGACAAGCTGCGCGGCCTGGACGGCGGCGCGGACGATTACGTGGTCAAGCCCTTCAGTCCGCGCGAGGTCGTGGCCCGCGTGCGGGCCCTGCTGCGGCGGGTGGGCGTGGCGGACGTGCTGGTCAGCGGCGGGCTGCGCATCGACCTGCGGGCGCGGGCGGCCAGCCTGAACGGCGCGGCCCTGGAACTCTCGAAGCTGGAATTCGACCTGCTGTCAGCCCTGGCGCAGCACGCGGGGATGGCGTGGCCACGCGAGCGGCTGCTGGAGCGGGTGTGGGGCAGCGACTACCTGGGCACCGAGCGGGTGGTGGACGTGCACATCACGGCGCTGCGCCGCAAGCTGGGCGACACGTCGGACACGCCGCGGTTCATCGAGACGGTCCGCGGCGTCGGGTACCGCTTCCGGGAGGACTGA